A genomic stretch from Haemophilus parainfluenzae ATCC 33392 includes:
- a CDS encoding YkgB family protein, which yields MSALVTLLANIVAPLQRQFINFIRIAICVVMVWIGGLKVCQYEADGIAHFVSNSPFLSFLYKNGANEVTNDKGVLVKEYTLYKNPEGKMVAKNIEWHKANGTYTASYIIGAIIVTIGILVLAGIWSPTLGLFGGLLTFGMSIVTLSFLIFTPETWVPNLGGDFPTPNYGFPYLSGAGRLVIKDIIMMAGGLVAAAECAKRYLENKKQFA from the coding sequence ATGAGTGCATTAGTTACATTGCTAGCTAATATTGTTGCGCCATTGCAACGTCAATTTATTAACTTTATCCGCATTGCCATTTGTGTTGTGATGGTTTGGATTGGAGGTTTAAAAGTTTGCCAATATGAGGCAGATGGTATTGCACACTTTGTGTCAAATAGTCCTTTCTTAAGCTTCCTTTACAAAAACGGTGCAAATGAAGTGACAAATGATAAGGGTGTTTTAGTAAAAGAATATACCTTATATAAAAACCCTGAAGGCAAAATGGTCGCAAAAAATATCGAATGGCATAAAGCCAACGGCACCTACACAGCATCTTATATTATTGGCGCAATCATTGTGACAATTGGTATTTTAGTATTAGCAGGCATTTGGTCTCCAACATTAGGTTTATTCGGAGGCTTACTCACCTTTGGTATGTCGATAGTCACGCTGTCGTTCCTGATATTTACGCCAGAAACCTGGGTGCCAAATTTAGGTGGGGACTTCCCAACACCTAATTATGGCTTCCCATATCTCTCAGGTGCTGGCCGACTCGTGATTAAAGATATTATTATGATGGCAGGCGGCTTAGTTGCTGCAGCAGAATGTGCAAAACGCTATTTAGAGAATAAAAAGCAATTTGCTTAA
- the purL gene encoding phosphoribosylformylglycinamidine synthase, whose translation MFQTFRGSPALSEFRIQGLMQKFQQNQLPVKSVYAEYLHFVELNRPLVSEQEAKLKALLHYGPTLAEHEAKGETFIVIPRVGTISSWSSKATDIAHNCGLSEVERIERGLAYYFELSQPLDEKTTEKLTALLHDRMMETVVRNPQDAEILFRHQDPKPFKTVDILKGGREALVTANVELGLALAEDEIDYLVENFTQLGRNPHDIELYMFAQANSEHCRHKIFNADWIIDGKKQDKSLFKMIKNTFEKTPDFVLSAYKDNAAVMEGSKVGRFFADQDGQYRYHNEDAHILMKVETHNHPTAISPFPGAATGSGGEIRDEGATGRGAKPKAGLTGFSVSNLIIPNFEQPWENPLSKPNRIASALDIMIEGPLGGAAFNNEFGRPALLGYFRTYEEKVNSFNGEEVRGYHKPIMLAGGIGNIRGEHVQKGEIPVGAKLIVLGGPAMNIGLGGGAASSMDSGKSKEDLDFASVQRENPEMERRCQEVIDRCWQLGEENPILFIHDVGAGGLSNAMPELVHDGERGGKFDLRSILCDEKGMSPLEIWCNESQERYVLAVAPEKLKLFTALCERERAPFAVIGEATEEKHLTLHDSHFDNNPIDLPMNVLLGKTPKMTREVSSKTVENRPLATENIQLKEAFHRVLRLPVVAEKTFLITIGDRSVTGMVARDQMVGPWQIPVSDVAVTTASLDSYHGEAMAMGERAPVALLDFGASARLAVAESITNIAGTNIGDIKRIKLSANWMSAAGHGGEDAGLYEAVKAVGEELCPALGITIPVGKDSMSMKTTWEENGEKKFVTAPLSLVISSFARVEDVRKTVTPQLRTDKGASRLLLIDLGERKNRLGATALAQVYKQLGDKPADVVSVAKLKNFFDAMQALVAERKLLAYHDRSDGGLITTLAEMAFAGNCGVDMDISALGDNDLAVLFNEELGAVIQVSESELSAVREVLKAHDLLGLTYELGSVSTEDRFEITRGSKKLLSEKRSELRGIWAELTHQMQRLRDNPECADQEFEAKKATDNKGLSAYLTYDVNEDIAAPYISKGVKPKVAVLREQGVNSHVEMAAAFDRAGFAAIDVHMSDLMAGRYNLNDFNAMVACGGFSYGDVLGAGGGWAKSILFNPQLRDQFSQFFANENTLSLGVCNGCQFISTLAEIIPGAENWPRFVRNKSERFEARAAMVKINDTNSLWFKGMAGSHMPIAVSHGEGRVEFKTPENLTALQAQNLIVAQYIDSHLNVTETYPANPNGSALGITAISNVDGRIAAMMPHPERVFRAVSNSWYPEDWSEDGAWMRIFRNARVNFK comes from the coding sequence ATGTTTCAAACTTTTCGTGGCTCACCCGCCCTTTCTGAATTCCGTATTCAAGGTTTAATGCAAAAATTCCAACAAAATCAATTACCGGTGAAATCGGTTTACGCGGAATATTTGCATTTTGTGGAATTAAATCGACCGCTTGTTAGCGAGCAGGAAGCAAAACTAAAAGCATTGTTACATTACGGACCAACCTTGGCAGAGCATGAAGCCAAAGGCGAAACTTTTATCGTGATTCCACGTGTTGGCACGATTTCTTCTTGGTCTTCTAAAGCGACCGATATTGCACATAACTGTGGTTTAAGTGAAGTGGAGCGTATTGAGCGTGGTTTGGCGTATTATTTTGAGTTAAGCCAACCGCTTGATGAAAAAACAACAGAAAAATTGACCGCACTTTTACATGACCGAATGATGGAAACCGTGGTGCGCAATCCGCAAGATGCGGAGATTTTATTCCGTCATCAAGATCCGAAACCGTTCAAAACCGTGGATATTTTAAAAGGCGGACGTGAAGCCTTAGTCACTGCCAACGTAGAATTAGGTTTAGCACTGGCAGAAGATGAAATTGATTATTTGGTGGAAAACTTTACCCAATTAGGACGCAATCCACACGATATTGAACTTTATATGTTTGCGCAAGCCAACTCTGAGCACTGCCGTCATAAAATCTTTAATGCGGATTGGATTATTGACGGCAAAAAACAGGATAAATCCCTGTTTAAGATGATTAAAAACACCTTTGAGAAAACCCCTGATTTCGTGCTTTCAGCCTATAAAGATAATGCCGCGGTAATGGAAGGCTCAAAAGTCGGCCGTTTCTTTGCGGATCAAGATGGGCAATATCGCTATCACAATGAAGATGCACATATCTTAATGAAAGTGGAAACCCACAACCATCCAACCGCAATTTCGCCATTCCCGGGGGCCGCAACGGGTTCTGGCGGTGAGATTCGTGACGAAGGGGCAACCGGTCGAGGTGCAAAACCAAAAGCTGGTTTAACCGGTTTCTCGGTATCAAACCTCATCATTCCAAACTTTGAACAACCTTGGGAAAATCCACTTTCCAAACCAAACCGTATTGCTTCAGCCTTAGATATTATGATTGAAGGCCCATTAGGTGGCGCTGCATTTAACAATGAATTCGGTCGCCCTGCGTTATTGGGTTATTTCCGTACCTATGAAGAGAAAGTCAACAGCTTCAATGGCGAAGAAGTACGCGGTTATCACAAACCGATCATGTTGGCCGGTGGTATCGGTAACATTCGTGGCGAACACGTTCAAAAAGGCGAAATACCAGTGGGTGCGAAATTGATCGTATTGGGTGGCCCAGCCATGAACATCGGCTTAGGCGGTGGGGCAGCTTCTTCGATGGACAGCGGTAAATCAAAAGAAGATTTAGATTTTGCTTCCGTTCAACGTGAAAACCCAGAAATGGAACGCCGCTGCCAAGAGGTGATTGACCGCTGCTGGCAATTAGGCGAAGAAAACCCAATTCTCTTTATTCACGATGTGGGCGCGGGTGGTTTATCCAACGCGATGCCTGAATTGGTGCACGATGGCGAACGTGGCGGTAAATTTGATTTACGCTCAATTCTTTGCGATGAAAAAGGCATGTCACCATTGGAAATTTGGTGTAACGAATCGCAAGAACGTTATGTCTTAGCGGTTGCGCCAGAAAAACTCAAATTATTTACCGCACTTTGTGAACGTGAGCGTGCGCCATTTGCGGTCATTGGTGAGGCAACGGAAGAGAAACATTTAACCTTGCACGATAGTCATTTTGACAATAACCCAATTGATTTGCCAATGAATGTGTTATTGGGCAAAACCCCGAAAATGACGCGCGAGGTTTCGTCAAAAACTGTCGAAAATCGACCGCTTGCAACAGAAAATATTCAATTAAAAGAAGCCTTCCATCGTGTATTACGTTTACCGGTGGTGGCAGAAAAAACCTTCTTAATCACCATTGGCGACCGTTCGGTAACCGGTATGGTGGCGCGTGATCAAATGGTCGGCCCATGGCAAATTCCGGTGTCTGATGTTGCCGTCACAACTGCCTCATTAGACAGCTATCATGGTGAAGCCATGGCAATGGGCGAACGTGCTCCAGTGGCATTATTAGACTTTGGTGCATCTGCACGTTTAGCGGTGGCTGAATCCATTACCAACATTGCAGGCACCAACATTGGCGATATTAAACGTATTAAACTTTCTGCAAACTGGATGTCTGCAGCCGGTCATGGTGGTGAAGATGCCGGCTTATATGAAGCGGTGAAAGCAGTCGGCGAAGAACTTTGCCCTGCGTTAGGTATCACCATTCCAGTGGGTAAAGACTCCATGTCGATGAAAACCACTTGGGAAGAAAATGGCGAGAAAAAATTCGTTACTGCTCCGCTTTCTTTAGTGATTTCATCTTTTGCGCGAGTGGAAGATGTGCGCAAAACTGTGACCCCGCAATTACGTACAGACAAAGGTGCAAGCCGCTTATTATTGATTGATTTAGGCGAAAGAAAAAATCGCTTAGGCGCGACCGCACTTGCGCAAGTGTATAAACAATTAGGTGATAAACCAGCCGATGTGGTGAGTGTCGCCAAACTGAAAAACTTCTTCGATGCAATGCAAGCATTGGTGGCAGAGCGTAAATTATTGGCTTACCACGACCGTTCAGACGGTGGTTTAATCACTACGCTTGCAGAAATGGCATTTGCGGGTAACTGCGGTGTAGATATGGATATCTCTGCATTAGGCGATAATGATTTAGCCGTGTTATTCAATGAAGAATTAGGTGCAGTGATCCAAGTATCAGAAAGTGAATTAAGCGCGGTGCGTGAGGTATTAAAAGCCCATGACTTGCTTGGTTTAACTTATGAACTTGGTTCTGTAAGTACAGAAGATCGTTTTGAAATCACACGAGGCAGCAAAAAACTATTAAGCGAAAAACGCTCTGAATTACGCGGTATTTGGGCAGAACTCACTCACCAAATGCAACGCTTACGTGATAACCCAGAATGTGCTGACCAAGAATTTGAAGCGAAAAAAGCCACTGACAACAAAGGCTTATCCGCTTACTTAACCTATGATGTGAATGAAGATATTGCTGCGCCTTACATTAGTAAAGGCGTGAAACCGAAAGTAGCCGTATTGCGTGAACAAGGCGTAAACAGCCACGTTGAAATGGCAGCCGCTTTTGACCGTGCTGGCTTTGCAGCGATTGATGTTCATATGAGCGATTTAATGGCAGGCCGTTACAACTTAAACGACTTCAATGCGATGGTGGCCTGTGGTGGCTTTTCTTACGGTGACGTATTAGGCGCAGGTGGCGGCTGGGCGAAATCCATTTTATTCAACCCACAATTACGCGATCAGTTCAGCCAATTCTTCGCCAATGAAAACACCCTTTCATTAGGTGTATGTAACGGCTGTCAATTTATCTCCACCCTTGCGGAAATCATCCCTGGTGCAGAAAACTGGCCACGTTTCGTGCGTAATAAATCAGAGCGTTTTGAAGCGCGTGCTGCAATGGTGAAAATCAACGACACTAACTCATTATGGTTTAAAGGCATGGCAGGTTCACATATGCCGATTGCCGTTTCTCATGGTGAAGGTCGCGTAGAATTCAAAACACCTGAGAATTTGACCGCACTTCAAGCGCAAAACTTAATTGTGGCGCAATATATCGACAGCCATTTAAACGTGACGGAAACTTATCCCGCTAACCCGAATGGTTCGGCATTAGGGATTACTGCTATTTCTAACGTCGATGGTCGTATTGCTGCGATGATGCCACACCCTGAGCGTGTATTCCGTGCCGTGAGCAACTCATGGTATCCGGAAGATTGGTCTGAAGATGGTGCTTGGATGCGAATTTTTAGAAATGCGAGAGTGAATTTTAAATAA